One Sphingomonas limnosediminicola DNA segment encodes these proteins:
- the mddA gene encoding methanethiol S-methyltransferase, whose protein sequence is MSRTATLLFAIICYAIFFATFLYLIVFVGDFAFATVTVDNGPQAPLAVALVVDIALMALFGLQHSMMARPAFKARWTRIVPPAAERSVYVLAASIALMILFLGWRPIDTIVWNFTNPILHDLIWVLFWAGWATVLVSTFLINHFELFGLQQAWFHVSGRQAAKPELRQPVFYRYVAHPLYSGFFLSFWATPEMTAGHLLLALGLSAYMLIAIRYEEHDLTNQFGEEYRRYRSSVGGLIPRFRRRDRNPAA, encoded by the coding sequence ATGTCACGAACGGCAACGCTTCTTTTCGCCATCATCTGCTACGCGATCTTCTTCGCGACCTTTCTCTACCTGATCGTCTTCGTCGGCGACTTCGCCTTCGCGACGGTGACCGTCGATAACGGACCGCAGGCTCCGCTCGCCGTCGCCCTCGTCGTCGATATTGCGCTGATGGCGCTCTTCGGGCTGCAGCACAGCATGATGGCAAGGCCTGCGTTCAAGGCGAGGTGGACGCGCATCGTTCCTCCCGCAGCCGAACGTAGCGTGTACGTCCTCGCGGCGAGCATCGCGCTGATGATCCTGTTCCTGGGATGGCGCCCGATCGACACGATCGTCTGGAACTTCACCAACCCAATCCTCCACGACCTCATCTGGGTGCTGTTCTGGGCGGGTTGGGCAACGGTGCTGGTCAGCACCTTCCTCATCAATCATTTCGAGCTGTTCGGTCTGCAGCAGGCGTGGTTCCACGTCAGCGGACGCCAGGCCGCAAAGCCCGAGCTGCGCCAGCCAGTGTTCTACCGCTACGTCGCGCACCCGCTCTATAGCGGCTTCTTCCTCTCCTTTTGGGCAACGCCGGAAATGACCGCGGGACACTTGCTCCTCGCGCTTGGCCTGTCGGCCTACATGCTGATCGCTATCCGATATGAGGAGCACGACCTCACCAACCAGTTTGGCGAGGAGTATCGCCGCTACCGGTCAAGCGTGGGCGGGTTGATCCCGCGATTCAGGCGACGGGACCGAAATCCCGCCGCCTGA
- a CDS encoding DMT family transporter has translation MKPVPPQSFDRKQAEAAAPLPAHDAHVIRTVMNRSDWLILGVLALIWGGAFFFIGVAVKHVHPLTYVWLRLTIAAVAMWAFLRFKGQPLGLPKGAWGSIFLLAVLNNALPFTLFGWGQTHIASGLAAILNATTPIWGVIVAHFLTSDERMSPRKIAGVVLGFGGVATMIGPSLLSSIGTSALAQLACVTASLSYALAAVWARRFRRQGISPLSVTTGQLTAGALVMLPVSMIFDQPWTRPLPPLGAWGAIVALALLCTAFGYVLYFRLIDKAGATNALLVTLLVPPVAILLGGLFLHETLAPQDFLGLALIALGLAAIDGRLLRAFPMRRLRTVV, from the coding sequence ATGAAACCCGTTCCTCCCCAGTCGTTTGACCGCAAGCAGGCGGAAGCCGCTGCGCCCCTCCCCGCTCATGACGCGCACGTGATTCGTACCGTCATGAACCGCAGCGACTGGCTGATCCTTGGCGTGCTCGCGCTCATCTGGGGCGGGGCCTTCTTCTTCATCGGCGTCGCCGTGAAGCATGTGCACCCGCTGACTTACGTCTGGCTGCGGCTGACCATCGCCGCCGTGGCGATGTGGGCATTCCTTCGCTTCAAGGGACAACCGCTTGGCCTGCCGAAAGGCGCCTGGGGTTCGATCTTCCTGCTCGCAGTGCTTAACAATGCGCTGCCGTTCACGCTTTTCGGCTGGGGCCAGACGCACATTGCGAGTGGCCTCGCCGCGATTCTCAACGCCACCACCCCGATCTGGGGCGTGATCGTTGCTCACTTCCTCACCAGCGACGAGCGCATGAGCCCGCGCAAGATCGCCGGCGTCGTCCTCGGCTTCGGCGGTGTCGCGACAATGATCGGCCCGTCGCTACTATCGAGCATCGGCACCAGCGCGCTGGCCCAGCTCGCATGCGTCACCGCATCGCTCAGCTATGCGCTCGCCGCCGTCTGGGCCCGCCGGTTCCGCCGCCAGGGCATTTCGCCGCTGAGCGTCACCACGGGCCAGCTCACCGCCGGCGCCCTCGTGATGCTCCCGGTTTCGATGATCTTCGACCAGCCCTGGACCCGGCCGCTGCCGCCCCTCGGCGCATGGGGCGCCATCGTCGCGCTCGCGCTCCTCTGCACGGCGTTCGGCTACGTCCTTTACTTCCGGCTGATCGACAAGGCCGGTGCGACCAATGCGCTGCTGGTGACCCTTCTCGTACCGCCGGTCGCAATCCTTCTCGGCGGGCTGTTCCTTCACGAAACGCTGGCGCCGCAGGATTTCCTCGGGCTCGCCCTGATCGCGCTTGGCCTTGCCGCGATCGACGGGCGACTGCTCAGAGCTTTCCCGATGCGCCGGCTTCGGACAGTAGTTTAG
- the dapD gene encoding 2,3,4,5-tetrahydropyridine-2,6-dicarboxylate N-succinyltransferase — protein sequence MNEQLQSVIERAWDERDSIGPSTKGEVRHAVDAALTALDSGGARIAEKNGDEWTVHQWLKKAVLLSFRLNPMEAISGGPGGSHWWDKVPSKFAGWGEREFADAAFRAVPGAIVRRGAYIAPGAVLMPSFVNIGARVGEGTMIDTWATVGSCAQIGSNVHISGGAGIGGVLEPLQAGPVIIEDDCFVGARSEVAEGVVVERGSVLSMGVFLGASTKIVDRATGEVYYGRVPAYSVVVPGALPGKEGGPSLACAVIVKRVDERTRSKTSINELLRD from the coding sequence ATGAATGAGCAGCTGCAGTCCGTGATCGAGCGCGCATGGGACGAGCGGGACTCGATAGGCCCGTCGACCAAGGGCGAAGTCCGGCACGCCGTCGATGCCGCACTCACCGCGCTCGACAGCGGCGGCGCCCGCATCGCGGAGAAGAATGGCGACGAGTGGACCGTCCATCAGTGGCTGAAGAAGGCCGTGCTCCTGTCCTTCCGGCTCAATCCCATGGAAGCGATTTCCGGCGGCCCCGGCGGATCGCACTGGTGGGATAAGGTGCCTTCGAAATTCGCCGGCTGGGGCGAGAGGGAATTTGCGGATGCCGCCTTCCGCGCGGTGCCTGGCGCTATTGTCCGCCGCGGTGCTTACATCGCGCCTGGCGCTGTGCTGATGCCGAGCTTCGTCAACATCGGTGCGCGCGTCGGGGAAGGCACGATGATCGATACCTGGGCGACCGTGGGCAGCTGCGCCCAGATCGGCAGCAACGTCCACATCTCCGGCGGCGCCGGGATCGGCGGGGTGCTCGAGCCGCTTCAGGCTGGCCCGGTCATCATCGAGGACGATTGCTTTGTCGGCGCTCGCTCCGAAGTCGCCGAGGGCGTGGTTGTCGAGCGCGGATCCGTGCTTTCGATGGGCGTCTTCCTCGGCGCCTCGACCAAGATCGTCGACCGCGCGACAGGCGAAGTCTACTACGGACGCGTACCGGCTTATTCGGTCGTCGTTCCCGGCGCATTGCCGGGTAAGGAAGGCGGCCCGTCGCTTGCCTGCGCGGTGATTGTGAAGCGTGTCGACGAACGCACGCGATCAAAAACCAGCATCAATGAGCTTCTCCGCGACTAA
- a CDS encoding S8 family peptidase — MNRRLLGTSSCAVVFALGLTACGGGGGGGVQPIPIAPTTPTPTPTPTPTPTPTPTPTPTPTGGYDTAEYRSSGYSVAANAIAAYNAGATGKGVKIGVVDSGINPALAEFAGRIDPASGDVAASRGISDEGGHGTAVSAVAAAARNGVDTMGVAFDATIVSERADQPGTCSQTDGCTFYDNSIAAGIDAARSAGAKVINLSLGGSQPGAVLLSAMQRAVSAGVVIVISAGNDSTPNPDAFALTPAQQFPGSVIIAGSVGATGQISTFSDQAGTGAAYYLTAVGENDRAPDQTGTQFRWSGTSFSAPVISGAVALMAQAFPSLTGKQIVEILLSSADDLGTAGTDPVYGRGRLNIQNAFKPQGALSMADSKVAVAGTGGDLPSAAGDAAQTGQSLGAIVLDGYDRAYVMDLAKSLRSAQVDHPLARSLQNDVKVAGSSAGPISIAMTVTERHDLIDGFALDRLGIGPQDARKARLIAGSAVARIDRETAVAFGMAEGSKAMERRLNGAMTCAFLIAKDIAGDPGFAASRDGSLAIRHSFGRTGVTLSGESGNVWQEVKTSATGSPYRYTSVAVDRTFGSNWLSAGVSRLEEKQTLLGGRMTGALGGGDATTLFLDADARHDFGKGWSAELTARRGWTDFAAGRFQTAAYGFDLSKLGLFGSSDRLGLRIAQPLRVEHGGFAMMLPTSYDYATLSATDMLTTMSLTPSGREIDTELSYGASLLGDRAWFGGNIFYRRQPGHIAAASDDTGAALRFNLAF; from the coding sequence ATGAATAGGCGCCTGTTGGGCACGTCTTCGTGCGCGGTTGTGTTTGCACTGGGACTTACGGCGTGCGGTGGAGGCGGGGGCGGCGGCGTCCAGCCGATCCCGATCGCGCCAACGACGCCGACTCCCACGCCAACGCCAACGCCAACGCCAACTCCTACGCCGACGCCCACGCCGACCCCGACGGGGGGATACGACACGGCCGAGTATCGCAGTTCCGGCTACAGCGTCGCCGCCAATGCGATTGCAGCCTACAACGCGGGCGCGACGGGCAAGGGTGTGAAGATCGGCGTCGTCGACAGCGGTATCAATCCCGCGCTCGCCGAGTTCGCGGGTCGCATCGACCCTGCCAGCGGCGACGTTGCCGCGTCACGCGGCATTAGCGACGAAGGCGGTCACGGCACTGCCGTCAGCGCGGTAGCGGCTGCGGCCCGGAATGGCGTTGACACGATGGGCGTGGCGTTCGACGCGACGATCGTCAGCGAACGCGCCGATCAGCCCGGCACCTGCTCGCAGACCGACGGCTGCACCTTCTACGACAATTCGATTGCGGCAGGGATCGACGCCGCGCGCTCAGCCGGTGCGAAGGTCATCAACCTGTCTCTCGGCGGTTCGCAGCCCGGGGCTGTCCTTCTGTCGGCGATGCAGCGTGCCGTGAGCGCGGGCGTTGTCATCGTCATCTCCGCCGGCAACGACAGCACGCCCAACCCGGACGCTTTCGCACTCACGCCTGCGCAGCAGTTTCCCGGAAGCGTGATCATTGCCGGGTCCGTTGGCGCCACGGGGCAAATTTCGACCTTCTCCGACCAGGCGGGTACTGGCGCGGCATATTACCTGACGGCGGTCGGCGAGAACGACCGCGCGCCGGACCAGACCGGAACGCAATTTCGTTGGTCGGGCACCAGCTTCTCGGCCCCGGTGATCAGCGGCGCAGTTGCGCTCATGGCGCAGGCGTTCCCGAGCCTGACGGGCAAGCAGATCGTCGAGATATTGCTGAGCAGCGCCGACGATCTTGGAACAGCAGGTACCGATCCAGTATATGGCCGCGGCCGGCTAAACATCCAGAATGCGTTCAAGCCGCAGGGCGCGCTCAGCATGGCGGACAGCAAGGTTGCAGTGGCCGGCACCGGCGGCGACTTGCCGTCGGCGGCGGGCGACGCAGCACAGACTGGACAGTCGCTCGGCGCAATTGTGCTCGACGGCTACGACCGCGCTTATGTGATGGACTTGGCAAAGTCGCTGCGCAGCGCGCAGGTGGACCATCCGCTTGCGCGGTCGCTGCAGAATGACGTGAAAGTCGCAGGCAGCAGCGCCGGCCCGATCAGCATCGCCATGACGGTAACCGAGCGCCACGATCTCATCGACGGATTCGCGCTCGACCGCCTCGGCATCGGTCCGCAGGACGCCCGCAAGGCACGGCTGATCGCGGGATCGGCGGTGGCGCGGATCGATCGCGAGACAGCCGTCGCATTCGGCATGGCCGAAGGATCGAAAGCGATGGAGCGCCGCCTCAATGGCGCAATGACTTGCGCCTTCCTGATCGCGAAGGACATCGCTGGCGATCCCGGCTTCGCCGCCTCACGCGACGGTAGCCTAGCCATCCGCCATTCGTTTGGCCGCACCGGCGTCACCCTTTCGGGGGAGAGCGGGAACGTCTGGCAGGAAGTGAAGACCAGCGCGACCGGTTCACCCTATCGCTACACCAGCGTCGCGGTCGATCGCACGTTCGGCAGCAACTGGCTTTCGGCTGGCGTCAGCCGGCTTGAAGAGAAGCAGACGTTGCTCGGCGGCCGGATGACCGGCGCGCTGGGCGGCGGCGACGCGACGACCTTGTTCCTCGACGCGGACGCGCGGCACGACTTCGGTAAGGGATGGAGCGCTGAGCTAACGGCGCGGCGTGGTTGGACCGACTTCGCGGCGGGTAGGTTCCAGACGGCGGCCTACGGCTTCGATCTGTCGAAGCTGGGTCTGTTTGGAAGCAGCGATCGGCTCGGCCTGCGCATCGCGCAGCCGTTGCGCGTCGAGCATGGCGGCTTCGCGATGATGCTGCCGACGTCCTACGATTACGCGACGCTGTCGGCGACCGACATGCTGACCACCATGTCGTTGACGCCGAGCGGGCGGGAGATCGACACCGAGCTGAGCTACGGCGCGAGCCTGCTAGGCGACCGCGCCTGGTTCGGCGGCAATATCTTTTACCGGCGTCAGCCTGGCCATATCGCCGCCGCAAGCGACGACACGGGCGCGGCACTTCGCTTCAACCTCGCTTTCTAG
- a CDS encoding SUF system Fe-S cluster assembly protein has protein sequence MNEERKIETEEVTGVPTPPRARVVPETTTETFERKRDYLAGFLSGEKEEEPKGGAGSDLQATVVEALKSIYDPEIPVDIYELGLIYNVEISEDGDATITMTLTTPHCPVAESLPQEVELRVLSVPGIRDAVVNLVWDPPWDPSKMSDEARLELGML, from the coding sequence ATGAACGAGGAACGCAAGATCGAGACGGAGGAAGTGACGGGTGTGCCGACCCCGCCGCGCGCTCGCGTAGTGCCCGAGACGACCACGGAAACCTTTGAGCGCAAGCGCGACTATCTCGCCGGCTTCCTGTCGGGCGAAAAAGAAGAGGAGCCCAAGGGCGGCGCCGGAAGCGACCTGCAGGCCACCGTCGTCGAGGCGCTGAAGTCGATCTATGACCCCGAAATCCCCGTCGACATCTATGAGCTCGGCCTGATCTACAACGTCGAGATCAGCGAGGATGGCGACGCTACGATCACCATGACGCTGACAACGCCGCACTGCCCGGTGGCGGAATCGCTGCCGCAGGAGGTCGAGCTGCGCGTGCTGTCGGTGCCCGGCATCCGCGACGCGGTCGTCAATCTGGTCTGGGATCCGCCGTGGGATCCGTCGAAGATGAGCGACGAGGCTCGCCTCGAATTGGGAATGCTATGA
- a CDS encoding HNH endonuclease codes for MYHPELIRHPDSCPALVLNADYTPLSYYPLSLWPWQTAVKAMFLERVDVVAHYEREVHSPSTALKLPSVIALRQFVKPNEYPAFTRFNLFLRDKFRCVYCGSHKELTFDHVVPRAQGGRTMWENVATACAPCNLRKGGRTPAEAHMHIMHEPIRPTSWQLQEHGRAFPPNYLHQSWRDYLYWDVELEP; via the coding sequence ATGTATCACCCCGAGCTGATCCGCCATCCCGATAGCTGCCCGGCGCTGGTTCTCAACGCCGACTATACGCCGCTGTCTTATTATCCGCTTTCGCTGTGGCCATGGCAGACCGCGGTCAAGGCGATGTTCCTCGAACGCGTCGACGTCGTCGCTCATTACGAGCGCGAGGTGCACAGTCCGAGCACCGCGCTGAAGCTGCCATCGGTGATCGCGCTTCGCCAATTCGTGAAGCCGAACGAATATCCGGCGTTCACCCGGTTCAACCTCTTCCTCCGCGACAAATTTCGTTGCGTCTATTGCGGGTCGCACAAGGAGCTGACGTTTGATCACGTGGTGCCGCGCGCGCAAGGCGGCCGCACGATGTGGGAAAATGTCGCGACTGCCTGCGCGCCCTGCAACCTGCGCAAGGGCGGCCGGACGCCCGCGGAAGCGCACATGCACATCATGCACGAGCCGATCCGTCCCACAAGCTGGCAGCTGCAGGAGCACGGCCGCGCATTCCCGCCAAACTATCTGCACCAGAGTTGGCGCGACTATCTCTACTGGGACGTCGAGCTGGAGCCTTAA
- a CDS encoding UTP--glucose-1-phosphate uridylyltransferase yields MSNRVRKAVFPVAGLGTRLLPATKTIPKEMITVVDRPLIQYAVDEAREAGIEQMIFVTGRGKSALVDYFDVAFELEATMRGKSKSLDILEPSNARFGEIVSVRQQQPLGLGHAVWCARDIVGDEPFAVLLPDELMYGKPNCLTQMVEAFERVGGNIVAALEVPDSETHQYGVIDPGETNGLLTEIRGLVEKPKPGTAPSNLMLPGRYILQPEVMRELDAQETGAGGEIQLTDAMAKLIGRQPFHGYRFKGERYDCGSAAGFVIANLAMAVEREDVGPKVREFIATL; encoded by the coding sequence ATGTCCAATCGCGTTCGCAAGGCGGTGTTCCCCGTCGCCGGCCTCGGCACCCGCCTGCTTCCGGCCACCAAGACGATCCCGAAAGAGATGATCACGGTCGTCGACCGTCCGCTCATCCAGTACGCGGTCGATGAAGCGCGCGAAGCCGGGATCGAACAGATGATCTTCGTCACCGGCCGCGGCAAGTCCGCGCTGGTCGACTATTTCGACGTGGCGTTCGAGCTCGAAGCGACGATGCGCGGCAAGAGCAAGAGCCTGGACATACTGGAACCATCGAACGCACGCTTCGGCGAGATTGTCTCCGTCCGCCAGCAGCAGCCGCTCGGCCTCGGCCACGCCGTCTGGTGCGCCCGGGACATCGTCGGCGACGAGCCCTTCGCAGTCCTGCTCCCCGACGAGCTGATGTACGGCAAGCCCAACTGTCTCACCCAGATGGTCGAGGCGTTCGAGCGCGTTGGCGGAAACATCGTCGCGGCGCTCGAAGTACCCGACAGCGAAACGCATCAGTACGGCGTCATCGATCCTGGCGAGACCAATGGTCTGCTGACAGAGATCCGCGGTCTGGTCGAAAAGCCGAAGCCCGGCACGGCGCCCTCAAACCTAATGCTTCCCGGCCGCTACATCCTTCAACCCGAGGTGATGCGCGAGCTCGACGCTCAGGAAACGGGCGCGGGCGGCGAAATCCAGCTGACCGATGCAATGGCCAAGTTGATCGGAAGGCAGCCATTCCACGGCTACCGCTTTAAGGGCGAACGTTACGACTGCGGCAGCGCAGCGGGCTTCGTTATCGCCAACCTTGCGATGGCGGTCGAGCGGGAGGACGTCGGACCGAAGGTCCGCGAGTTCATCGCGACGCTTTAG
- a CDS encoding TlpA disulfide reductase family protein, giving the protein MRTLLICSVLFAVSACHKPAEQSPAENVAASEQPAGPVKGVDRSHRGQAAPDATFKSADGEDASLAELMGKTVLVNLWATWCAPCVKELPTLDRLAAAQQKAGGVQVIAVSQDSGPHASVEAFLEAHKIQTLGAYQDEKMALSGALGPDTVLPTTILLDAQGKEVWRYVGDLDWTSAEAAKLLSEAGASGKL; this is encoded by the coding sequence ATGCGCACCTTGCTCATTTGCTCCGTCTTGTTCGCCGTCAGCGCCTGCCACAAGCCAGCCGAACAATCGCCGGCGGAGAATGTTGCTGCCAGCGAACAGCCCGCCGGACCGGTAAAGGGCGTCGACCGCAGCCATCGCGGGCAGGCGGCGCCAGACGCGACGTTCAAGAGCGCGGACGGCGAAGACGCCAGCCTTGCAGAGCTAATGGGCAAGACGGTCCTGGTGAATCTGTGGGCGACCTGGTGCGCGCCCTGCGTCAAGGAGTTGCCGACGCTCGACCGGCTAGCGGCAGCGCAACAGAAGGCTGGGGGCGTGCAGGTGATCGCGGTCAGCCAGGACAGCGGCCCGCACGCATCGGTCGAGGCCTTTCTGGAAGCGCACAAGATCCAGACACTGGGTGCTTACCAGGACGAGAAGATGGCCTTGTCGGGCGCGCTTGGGCCCGACACGGTTTTGCCGACGACGATCCTGCTCGACGCGCAGGGCAAGGAAGTCTGGCGCTACGTCGGCGATCTAGATTGGACGAGCGCCGAGGCCGCTAAACTACTGTCCGAAGCCGGCGCATCGGGAAAGCTCTGA
- a CDS encoding response regulator, translated as MDIRFPTVPEERPRILVVDPNKTNLGVLTRRLVEAGYRVSAADCGQAAVAELHRQPIDLVLAELYMPRMSGADLARVIRGEAIWRELPVMLITGKSKPAGAVEAYEAGADDVILKPFHFEVLFARIERRLDRARTLQRLREDNAVLDARIVERAIQIGELKDQLAEVKSKASR; from the coding sequence ATGGATATTCGCTTTCCAACTGTGCCCGAAGAGCGGCCGCGCATCCTCGTGGTTGATCCGAACAAGACGAACCTCGGCGTGCTCACACGGCGGTTGGTTGAGGCGGGTTATCGCGTGTCGGCAGCGGATTGCGGGCAGGCGGCCGTGGCCGAGCTTCATCGCCAGCCGATCGATCTGGTTCTCGCCGAACTCTATATGCCGCGCATGAGCGGCGCGGATCTCGCGCGCGTGATCCGCGGTGAGGCGATCTGGCGCGAGCTCCCGGTGATGCTGATTACCGGCAAGTCGAAGCCGGCGGGCGCGGTCGAGGCCTATGAAGCGGGCGCCGACGATGTGATCCTGAAGCCGTTCCACTTCGAGGTGCTGTTCGCGCGGATCGAGCGCCGGCTTGACCGGGCGCGCACCCTCCAGCGGCTGCGCGAAGACAATGCGGTGCTGGACGCGCGCATCGTCGAACGCGCCATCCAGATCGGGGAACTCAAGGACCAGCTCGCCGAAGTGAAATCTAAAGCGTCGCGATGA
- a CDS encoding pyrimidine 5'-nucleotidase: protein MDPRFAHIRDWIFDLDNCLYPAGSRLFELIDQKMTAYIERLLNVDAIEARRIQKMHFHGSGTTLAGLMKHHDVDPHHFMGDVHDVPLDRLTQDDRLVAAIGRLPGRKFIHTNGNADYAWKVLDRLGLAAEIDHLHDIFAADLTPKPEAHGYRKLLDQFGVEPTQALMVEDMVRNLTPAKQLGMTTVWVDNGSERGNHGYDEAIVDYRITDVGEWLDSIVGNDE, encoded by the coding sequence ATGGACCCGCGCTTCGCTCACATCCGCGACTGGATCTTCGACCTCGACAATTGCCTGTACCCGGCGGGCAGCCGGCTGTTCGAGCTAATCGACCAGAAGATGACGGCCTATATCGAGCGTCTGCTCAACGTCGACGCGATCGAAGCCCGTCGTATTCAGAAGATGCACTTCCATGGGTCCGGCACCACGCTCGCGGGGTTGATGAAGCATCACGACGTCGATCCCCATCATTTCATGGGCGATGTGCACGATGTTCCGCTCGATCGGCTCACCCAGGACGACCGCCTCGTCGCGGCCATAGGTCGGCTGCCCGGCCGGAAGTTCATTCATACCAACGGTAATGCCGATTATGCGTGGAAGGTACTCGACCGGCTCGGGCTGGCGGCTGAGATCGATCACCTCCACGACATCTTCGCGGCTGACCTCACGCCAAAGCCCGAGGCGCATGGCTATCGGAAGCTGCTCGATCAGTTCGGCGTCGAGCCGACGCAGGCGCTGATGGTCGAGGACATGGTCCGCAACCTGACACCGGCCAAGCAGCTCGGCATGACCACGGTCTGGGTCGACAACGGGTCTGAGCGCGGCAATCACGGCTATGACGAAGCGATCGTCGATTACCGGATTACCGATGTCGGCGAGTGGCTCGACAGCATTGTGGGGAATGACGAATGA
- a CDS encoding cysteine desulfurase — MNAPIRINSRLDVRSQFPAIENWHYLDSAATAQKPQAVIDAITNAYACDYATVHRGVYQRSSEMTVRYEAARAAAATLIGGAPNELIFTRGATEAINLVARTLPKNGRNRVLVSQLEHHSNIVPWQLAGFEVDAVPLTSDGQIDLDAAEVMLTEEHRIVGFAHVSNVLGSILDAKRAADIAHSKGALLLIDGCQAVPRVNVNIGNIGADFYAFSGHKLYGPTGIGCLWGRSDLLQQMPPWQGGGAMIDEVRFERSTFLNPPARFEAGTPHIVGAVGLHAAIDWVQNLSLDAIHAHEAALVAEARDALRRVDGVTIYGPEDSAGIVSFNVNGVHPHDTATILDDAGVAVRAGHHCAQPLMRVLGVQATARASFAAHSDTSDIEALVRGIEQVKRVFA, encoded by the coding sequence ATGAACGCGCCCATCCGCATCAACTCGCGCCTTGATGTGCGCAGCCAATTCCCGGCGATCGAGAATTGGCATTATCTCGACAGCGCCGCAACCGCGCAGAAACCGCAGGCGGTGATCGATGCGATCACCAATGCATACGCGTGCGATTACGCGACGGTGCACCGCGGCGTGTACCAGCGCTCGTCGGAAATGACGGTGCGTTACGAAGCGGCGCGCGCTGCTGCAGCAACGCTGATCGGCGGCGCACCGAACGAATTGATCTTCACGCGCGGTGCAACCGAGGCGATCAACCTCGTCGCGCGCACCCTGCCGAAGAACGGCCGCAACCGCGTGCTCGTCTCGCAGCTAGAGCATCACAGCAACATCGTGCCGTGGCAGCTCGCTGGCTTTGAGGTCGACGCGGTGCCGCTCACGTCTGACGGCCAAATCGATCTCGATGCCGCGGAAGTGATGCTCACGGAAGAGCATCGCATTGTTGGATTTGCGCACGTATCGAACGTTCTTGGCTCGATTCTCGACGCCAAGCGCGCGGCCGACATCGCGCATTCGAAAGGCGCGCTGCTTCTAATCGACGGATGCCAGGCAGTACCGCGCGTCAATGTGAACATTGGGAACATTGGCGCCGACTTTTATGCCTTCTCCGGCCACAAGCTTTACGGCCCGACCGGGATCGGCTGCCTCTGGGGCCGTTCCGACCTACTGCAGCAAATGCCTCCGTGGCAGGGCGGCGGCGCGATGATCGACGAGGTCAGGTTTGAACGATCGACCTTCCTCAATCCGCCGGCGCGGTTCGAAGCCGGGACGCCGCACATCGTCGGCGCAGTCGGGCTCCATGCGGCAATCGACTGGGTGCAGAACCTATCGCTCGACGCAATCCACGCGCACGAAGCCGCGCTCGTCGCGGAGGCACGGGACGCGCTTCGCCGAGTCGACGGCGTGACGATATACGGCCCTGAGGACAGCGCCGGAATCGTCAGCTTCAACGTCAACGGGGTGCATCCGCACGACACGGCCACCATATTGGATGACGCGGGCGTCGCTGTCCGCGCCGGGCATCATTGCGCGCAACCCCTGATGCGCGTGCTCGGTGTCCAGGCGACGGCGCGCGCGAGTTTTGCGGCGCACAGCGACACCTCGGACATCGAAGCGCTGGTGCGTGGCATCGAGCAGGTCAAACGGGTTTTTGCATGA
- a CDS encoding iron-sulfur cluster assembly accessory protein — protein MNKETKVRARPAAITLTPRAESRIAELMSRAPEGAIGVKLSTPRRGCSGLAYSVDYVSDEQPFDEKIETPGGTFYVDGASVLYLIGSTMDWREDDFAAGFVFENPNAKGACGCGESFTV, from the coding sequence ATGAACAAGGAAACGAAAGTCCGCGCACGTCCGGCCGCGATCACGCTGACCCCCCGCGCCGAATCCCGCATCGCGGAACTCATGAGCCGCGCGCCCGAAGGCGCGATCGGCGTCAAGCTATCGACGCCGCGCCGCGGCTGCTCGGGCCTCGCTTATTCGGTCGATTATGTGTCCGACGAACAGCCCTTCGACGAGAAGATCGAAACGCCCGGCGGAACCTTCTACGTCGACGGCGCTTCCGTGCTCTATCTCATCGGCTCGACAATGGACTGGCGCGAGGACGATTTCGCTGCCGGCTTCGTGTTCGAAAACCCCAACGCGAAGGGCGCCTGCGGCTGCGGCGAAAGCTTCACCGTCTGA